TTGATCAAGTTTTTGTTGTAACTCGTAAAAATGAGCACGAAAGAAATTGCCAGACAACATGAACTCCAAAATTAAGAATAAGTGCACAAGTTAATGAACAGGCCATTAAGTGTCAATCTTTCGAGCTGCGGCTTGTGATCGATAATGTGCAGGGCTATGAATAATAAACAGCTGATATACCAATTATTATACTTTAACAAAAGACTAGGTTTTAACTAGCCGTAACAAATAGATTTACCAGAAATTTTTTACATGTTGTAAAATTAATGATACCTAATCGCTATCGAAATCGTCTTTGCATTATTTGTATTACAAAAATATAACAAGATTAGGTTTTCCTGAGGAAATAAACAACAATGAGCGACCCAACAAAAGCACAAACTGCCATTAAAATTCCAGTCGATAAACTGACAATAGGTATGTTTGTGACGGCAATAGATCGCAATGATAGTAGTATAGCAATCAGCAATGCAGGGCAAATTAAACATCATGACGCCATTGTTAAGCTAGCTAAAAACAACATTAAACACGTTTGGGTCGATGTTGCACGCTCATCGGATACCTGTGGCTTAAAAAAGGCAACATCAGCACCAGAAATTAGCCAGCCGCTCGCCAAAAAATCCTTAATGTCCCGCGATGCAAAACAAATTCAATCAAAGCAAATTTTACAAGAAGCGAAAGGCTTAATAAAAAAGGTATTATCTGAAACCTTTGAAGGCAAAGCGGTTGAAGTTGCCCCCTTTGAAGCTGTGGCAGATAAAATGATTGAATCTGTCATGGATGACGCAGACGCCTTCAAATGTATGTCGGCACTGCGCACTAAAGATGCCTATTTACTGGAACACTCCATTAATGTCGCTTTTCTATTAGTAACCTTTGGCAAATATTTAAACTTAGACGTCGAAACCTTACGCCATTTGGCCGTTGGGGGTATTTTGCACGATATCGGCAAGGTGAAAGTAGATAATAAAATTCTGCATAAACCCGGCAAGTTAACGCCTGAAGAATTTGAGGAAATGAAGCTGCATCAATTTTTTGCTATTGAAATAATGGAAGAAACTGAAGGGCTATCTCAAATTAGTAAAGATGTGTGCCTAATGCACCATGAAAAACTCGATGGACGTGGCTACCCGAAAGGGCTCAAAGGCGATGAAATTCCCTTACATGGCCGCATGAGCTGTATTACCGATATTTATGATGCCTTAACAGCAACCCGTTGTTATAAAGAAGCCATGAGCCCGGCTGCGGCGTTTAAAATTTTAATCAGTTTAACGCCATTCCACTTAGATCAAGCATTAGTGTATGAATTTATCCGCTGTGTGGGCGTTTACCCTGTGGGGTCGATAGTGCAATTGTCAGATGAACGGGTCGGAATTGTTTGGGAGGCTAAGAACCGAGATGCATTGCACCCCATAGT
This Shewanella aestuarii DNA region includes the following protein-coding sequences:
- a CDS encoding HD-GYP domain-containing protein; this encodes MSDPTKAQTAIKIPVDKLTIGMFVTAIDRNDSSIAISNAGQIKHHDAIVKLAKNNIKHVWVDVARSSDTCGLKKATSAPEISQPLAKKSLMSRDAKQIQSKQILQEAKGLIKKVLSETFEGKAVEVAPFEAVADKMIESVMDDADAFKCMSALRTKDAYLLEHSINVAFLLVTFGKYLNLDVETLRHLAVGGILHDIGKVKVDNKILHKPGKLTPEEFEEMKLHQFFAIEIMEETEGLSQISKDVCLMHHEKLDGRGYPKGLKGDEIPLHGRMSCITDIYDALTATRCYKEAMSPAAAFKILISLTPFHLDQALVYEFIRCVGVYPVGSIVQLSDERVGIVWEAKNRDALHPIVKCFYSIKHQRYTDVTFVDLLKSELNIERGISPSSLNVDPAPFY